The genome window CGTCCATAAGTAGTAAAATAGTAGTTATATTACTTTTTCCTTGAAAGGTATTAGTACATTCAGTGTTTATACGGATAATCTGATTTTTTCACTTTTTATTATTAAAAGAAAAACTACTCATTAATAAGGAAAGATAAGATGAATACATTACTCATAAAAAAAATGATTCAAAAATCACTTAATCAATATCATTTGGAACCCGATTCACTCTCTCTTCATGATTATGAACGCTTAGCAGTCCATATTATCGCTTTAAAAAAACAACATCCTGTCCATGACCTTTATGATCTAGTTCAAGATGTTGTTTATAGTTATATTACGAATTCACTTTAGCTCATTCTATTTTTTATTTAAAATCCCGCCAACAAGCTTGTCTGCAATTCCCGGAAATAGATTATAAAGAACACTTCCCCAGTTCATCCACACAGGTAAATTTAACTCACGTTTTGGATGTAGCATTAATTTTATTATTTTATCAGCCACTGTATCAGCTGAAAGCATAAATTTCTGCACATTTTTTACATAATTCCCCGTTTTGTCGGCTATATGAAAAAAATTTGTCTCGATTGGTCCTGGATTTACAGCAGAGATTTTTATATTTGAATTAGCCACTTCCATTCGAAGACTATTTGTAAATCCTAGAACAGCGTGTTTTGTCGCTGCATAGGCACTTGATTTAGCAGTAGCTAGTTTTCCTGCTTGGGAGGCGACATTAATGATATGGCCTTCATTATTTTTTAGCATCGAAGGTAATACCTCTTTGGTACAAGCAATAAGCCCCATTACATTTACTTGAAACAATCGATTAATGTCTTCCATTTTTGCTTCATGAACCATATCGAAGATACCAAATCCAGCATTATTAATTAATATATCAATAAATTCAACTTCTTGATATATCTTTGCAAAGACTTTCTTTACTTGCTCCAAATTGCTTACATCTAAAGTAAAATAAAGAGCTTGTCCGGGAAACTGATTATTTATTTTCTTGCAAATAGCAGCGAGCTTATCTTCTGAACGAGCCAGAAGGATAGGACGAGCCCCCAAATGAGCAGCTTTTATAGCAATTTTCTCTCCTATGCCAGACGAAGCACCTGTAATTACTATGTTCTTTCCGTTTAATTCCTTCATTATCCACCTCAAAAAGCACATGCATCATGTAAAAATGCCTTATTCTTATTTCCTAAATAATCATCAATAGATTGATATATTATATCGATTAAATCCAACTTTTCTCTTTCTTGGCCTTGATGTTTCCCTTCTCATTTTCACATAGAAAATTTAAAATAACAACTGAGCGCTTCACTCATCTTTTTTAAACAAACAAAATAACGTCTCCTATTTTTAGGAATTCCTTTCATCTCCAATGCACCTGAATAAACAAGGTAGCGAATCCAATATTCAAGAAAATCAGGATCCGTATAAAGATACTTTTCCTCTATCTCTCCATATAAGCTGACTAGTCCTGATATAATCTGTTTTTTCCTTATTCCCTTGAAGATCAACAGCTAATCTACTTGCAATATATGGGGATGCAACAAGATGAATAGCTTTTTTATGTTTCACGGTCTTTTCTTCTGTTGTTTTCTATCGCTTTGTTGATGCACGTAACTATTTCGTTTAAACTTTCTTCATCCAAAAATAATCCAAGACCTTGCACTGCTTCACTATTTTCATGTTCAAAGCTTTGAAACTCTTGTCTATTTTTAATATTATAAAGAGCAGAATGCTTAGTTTTTTTTAAGTCATCTAATGTAATGTATGTGTGTGACTCTAATTTGTAACAATAGATGAGATTATCATCTATCAAGAAATATAGATAAGAACCTTTTATTCTATTCTTCATTGCGAATCCCCTTTTTTTGTAAAATTCTAAATTTAATTATACAATCAACGGACTAATTTTCCCACTACTCTATTTTTCTATTGACAGACAAGCCTTTTTTCTTGCATAATCAAATAAATTTATCATAGGAATGCGATGATTAAGATTAGTAAATGACAATGGCTTGCTAGAGAGTGAAGTTCTATGGCTGCAAAACTTCATCAAGATCCATTTCATTGAACCTACTTAGGAGTTGTTAGGCAAACCTAAACGTAAACCGTCGTTACCGGAAAAGAGTTGTATAATCACGCACATGTGCTGATTATAGTTAAACTAAGGTGGTACCGCGGAAAAAACCTTTCGTCCTTTCATTATGACGAGAGGTTTTCTTATTTCCATACAACGTTTTTATAGGAGGAATAAAAATGAAAAAAATTGCTATCATTGGTGCTGGTTCTATGAGCGAAGCGTTAATTTCGGGGATTGTTTCTAGTAAGTTGCAGGAGAGTACAGAAATTACCGTCACAAACCGCGGTAATACAGAAAGACTCATTGAATTACAGAATCGCTATGGTGTTAAATACTCTTTCGATATAGAAAAATTAGTTGGAGAAGCTGATGCCATTATTCTCGCGATGAAACCGAAAGATCTAAAAGAAGCTACTGTACAATGGAAAAATTATATCACAAAAGAAACGCTGCTCATTAGCGTGCTTGCTGGCGTAAATATGGACAGTCTGCAACGGCTAATCGGACTGGAAGTTCCCATTGCACGTGCTATGCCCAATACTTCTGCAACAGTTGGAAAATCAGCAACAGGTATTGCCTTCAACTCCTTTGTAGAAGAAGCACAAAAAACATTCGTCCTGGACATGTTTGAAACAGTTGGATTAGTTACATTTATTCAAGAAGAACAATTAGATGCCATAACCGGTCTTTCTGGAAGCGGTCCAGCTTATATCTATTATTTAGTGGAAGCGATGGAAAAAGGAGCTGTAAAAATCGGACTAAATCGGGAAGTAGCTAATGAGTTGATTGTACAAACAATCCTTGGTGCAGCGGAAATGATCGCATCGTCCCCCAAGAGTGCACTTGAGCTTCGCAAGAATGTAACTAGTCCTGGTGGCACAACAGAAGCAGGCATTAACATTCTTGAGCAATATGATGTACAGAAGGCCTTCATTTCGTGTATGGAAGAGGCAACAGCCCAATCCAAAAGGATGGGAAAAGCACTTACAGAAGAACTAAAACTGTCCAAATAACATTATTTAAATATAGAAAGGATGTTGCCGCTTTTTTGACAACATCCTTTTACTTATATCTCGTATTCTGAAAAATCTTCTGCTATATATGTATTGGGAAAGATAGTTCTTGCTTCCTGCAATAATTGTTCTGTTAATGCATAATCATATCTGGCACTAATATGTGTAAGAATGAGACAGTCTACATTTGCCTTTTTAGCTGTTTTGGCAGCTTGTGCCGTTGTAGAATGATAATATTCCGTTGCGATGGAACTTTCTTTTTCGGAGAAGGTTGCTTCATGAACCAATATTTTAGCCTCTTTTGCCAAAATCTCAGCAGAAGCACAGGTTCTTGTATCTCCTAAAATAGTGATAATTCTCCCTTTAATATTCGGGCCAAGAAAGGTTTGGCTACCTACAACCGTACCGTCATCAAGGACGAGGTCTTCCCCCTCTTTAATTTTTTTATAAATAGGGCCAGGCATTATTCCATATTGCTTTAATTTATCTGTATCTAATTTTCCAGGTCGGTCCTTTTCTATAATCCGATAGCCATAACTTGTAACACCATGCTCAAGTATTTTTGCTTCCACGATAAAATCTTGTTCTTCCAAAATAATGCCTTCATCGATTTCTACAATATTTAGCGCATACTTTAAAAAAGTTTTGCTGACAGCAAGGCTAACTTGTACATACTCCTTAATTCCTTTCGGGCCATATATCGTTAGTGGTGTCTCTCCCCCTTGGAAAGACCGACTGGCGAGAAAGCCTGGTAAACCATATAGATGGTCTCCATGCAAATGGGTAATAAAAATTTTATCAATTCTTCTTGGTTTAATATTGGTATGTAAAATTTGATGCTGCGTTGCTTCGCCACAATCAAATAGCCAAATACTTCCCTTCTCTTCTAAAAGCTTTAAAGCAATCGCTGTAACATTTCTTGCTTTTGCTGGAATACCTGCCCCAGTTCCTAAAAATTGCAACTTCATAATAAGCTTACTAATCCCCTTTCGTTTTCTTTCTTGTCATGAAACCTTTGTATAAATAAAAGCGTATCATTAAATACTAAATTAGAATAGACGTATTAAGTATACTTTACAGCTGCCTGTTTATCCAAATACGTAAATCTTTTAACTAGTAACTTTTGCTAATATATTGTAATATCATGTTGGATGAATGAAAAATTTCTGCTGTAAATACAAATAGTAAAAATATTTGCAAAAATTATAAACAAATTTGTTGCTATCTCCTTAAGAAAAAGATAAAATTTTATAACTGTATAGGTACATGTATTATTTAAGTGAAAATGCACCTATGTAAAACAGCAATTTAATAATTTTCATACATATATAAATGAAATGAGGTACTAGAAAGTGAATGAAAAACAAACATCAAATGCACTTATTATGATCTTCGGGGCAACAGGAGATTTAGCGAATAGAAAACTTTTCCCCTCTCTTTATCGATTGTATAAAAAAGGTAAATTAGCAAATTTTGCGGTTGTAGGTGTCGGGAGAAGAACATTAACACAAGAACAGTTTAAACAAAATGTTGTTAATTCTGTTTCTGAAGCAATTGCAAGTTCTAAAAATGATGATCTTGAGACATTCGCTTCTTATTTCTGCTATCATTCACATGATGTTACAGATTCAAGTTCTTATGTTGAGCTTAAAAACATAGCTGATGAATTAGATGTAAAACATAACTTAAATGGTAATCGTGTATTCTACTTAGCAATGGCACCTGAATTCTTTGGTCCTATCGCCATTCATTTAAAGCAGGATGGACTAACAGAAGTAAAAGGGTACAAACGTCTAATTATCGAAAAACCATTTGGTCATGATTTAGAATCGGCCAAAGAACTGAATGAACAAATTCGTACTGCTTTTTCTGAAGATGAAGTTTATCGAATTGACCACTATTTAGGAAAAGCGATGGTTCAAAATATCGAAACAATCCGTTTTTCCAATGCGATTTTTGAAAATCTATGGAATAACCGCTATATCAGTAACATTCAGATTACTTCAAGTGAAGTATTAGGCGTGGAAGAACGTGGAAGATATTATGAAACAAGCGGGGCACTTCGTGATATGGTTCAAAACCATATGCTGCAAATGGTTGCACTACTTGCAATGGAACCACCAATTAAACTTACACCAGATGAGATTCGCTCAGAAAAAGTGAAAGTTTTCCGTGCCATGCGTTCTGTTGAAGTAGATGAAGTTGATAAATACTTTGTAAGAGGACAATATGGAAAAGGACTTGTGGAAGATGTTGAGGTACCGAGCTACCGCGAAGAACAAATGGTAGACCCTAACTCCAACACAGAAACTTTTGTCGCTGGAAAAGTAATGATTGATAACTTCCGTTGGGCTGGTGTTCCATTCTATATCCGTACTGGTAAAAGATTAGAAAGTAAATCAACAAAAATAGTGGTACAATTTAAAGATATTCCAATGAATTTATATAATCGTCCAAATCAAGAAATCACTCCAAATCTTCTTGTTATTCACATTCAGCCAGAAGAAGGAATTACTTTACATTTAAACGCCAAAAAAGCAGGACAAAATATGGAAGCAACACCAATAAAGCTAAGCTATGCTAATACTGGTATTGCAGGAATCAATACGCCAGAAGCATATGAAAAGCTAATTGACGATAGCTTGCATGGGGATGCTACTAACTTTACACATTGGGATGAAGTGGCATTATCATGGAGCTATGTCGATAAAATTTCCCAAGCTTGGGAACAAACACCTGCTACTCAATTCCCTAATTATGATTCTGGTACAATGGGACCAAAAGAAGCTGATGAATTATTAGAAAAAGATGGTTTCTTCTGGTGGCCAGTTAATCAATTTGAAGTAGATGTTTGCTAACTCACACTTCAAGTGACTCTCTAAAAAACGTGAATCTTATTGTATTCACGTTTTTTCTTTCCCTAAATTATGATTTCAGTCTAAGGAGTTTCTCATGAAAAAAATCAAATTAATCCTATCTGTCATTCTCGTATTCCTTTTATATAATCTACTCGTCTTCTACTTAGGATGGAATGGTTATGTATGGCTTGATTCCTTAAATCTATTAACCTATCCATCCATTTATATTGGAGCAGTTATTCTTTTCTCTTATTCATATATTGTCAGCCATTTCCTTAAGTCCATTACCATATTTAAAGTACTTGGTGCGTACTGGCTTGCTATTTTTGAATATGGTATCATACTGTTTCCATTAGCTAATTTAGGATGGCTTTTATTAAACCTATCTATTCCGTCAGAAGATGCAACAAAAATAGTAGGAAGTGCTGCCGCGGTAATTCTTCTGTTTTTACTTATTTACGGAACATTTAACGCTTATTCTCCTGTTATTAGAACCTATAAACTCACAGTAGACAAAAAACAAGCGAAAAGAGACTCTCTGAGGATCGCTATGGCTTCTGATATGCACTTTGGTACTTTATCTGGGAAAAGTCATCTAAACCGCCTTGTAACGAAAATAAACGGTTTAGAGCCAGATTTAATCTTGCTGCCTGGGGATATCATTGATGACGATCCCATTCCTTTTTTGAAAAAGGATATGGGAGAACAATTAAAACAATTACAAGCTCCTTTAGGTATTTTTGGGGTATTAGGTAATCATGAATATTACGGCAAAATGATTCCAACTTTTCTAGAAGAAATGAACCGAATTGGTATTCGCATCTTAATGGACGAAAAAGTAACTATCGATGAAACCATTCGATTAATTGGTCGTAAAGATAAAACGGACCAAGAAAGACTTTCCATTCCTAGCCTTCTTGAAAGTGAAAGTAACCATTTACCAATTCTGATGATGGATCACCAGCCAGATGAACTGGAAGCAGCAATGAATGATGGAATTGATATCATTCTATCTGGACATACCCATCGCGGGCAAATGGCACCAAACCATCTAATTACCAAACGAGTTTTTGAGTTGGACTGGGGCTATAAGAAAAAGAAACAGCTTCATGCAATAGTTTCCTCTGGATTTGGATTTTGGGGACCGCCCATTAGAATTGGCAGCAGATCGGAAATTGTTTATATTGATATAACTTTTAAAGAGTAGATTGTTTTTAATACATTTATTTTTGTGAAAAAGTAATTTGCTAGATGATTGTGCTGCTTGTTATAGCAGCATATTTTTTTGTCTTCTCGTTGTAATTTGTTTGTAGATTTTGTAGTTGTTTAAACTCTTTGGATACGTAAAATTTATGTATGAAGGTCACTTTACTGCCTTTTTCTTTTTTTGTTGGTTCTAAAATGGCTGATGAACGCCTTTTTTCTGCTTTTCTCTCTTCATTGTGGTTTTCATTCATCTTATGAACACCTCTTTTCCTCTGCTCTCTCTTCATTGTGGTTTTCATTCCCTTATGAACACCTCTTTTCCTCTGCTCTCTCTTCATTGTGGTTTTCATTCACCTTATGGACACCTCTTTTCTTCCTCCTTCTCTTATTTTTGGCTTTCATCCATCTTATGAACACCTCTTTTCTTCCTCCTTCTCTTATTTTTGGCTTTCATCCATCTTGTGAACACCTCTTTTCCTCTGCTCTCTCTTCATTGTGGTTTTCATTCACCTTATGAACACCTCTTTTCTTCCTCCCCCTCTTATTTGTGGTTTTCATTCATCTTATGAACACCTCTTTTCCTCTCCTTCTCTTATTTTTGGTGTTCATCCATCTCATGAACACCACCTTCTCCTTCAAAAAAAAAGCACACTACATATAAAATCGTAGTGTGCTTTTTATCGCCATTCTTATTTTTCCATCCAGTTTGTATGGAAGATTCCTTCTTTGTCAAGACGCTCATATGTGTGAGCACCGAAGTAGTCACGTTGCGCTTGTAGTAAATTTGCTGGTAAAGTTGCTGTACGGTAGCTATCAAAGTATGATAATGCTGCTGCAAAGCTTGGTACAGGAATACCGTTTAAGACAGCTCCAGAAATTACTTCACGTAATGCTGATTGGTAGTTTTCAGTAATTTCACTGAAGTATGGATCCAATAGAAGGTTCTTCAATTCTGGATCACGATCATATGCATCTTTAATTTTTTGTAAGAATTGAGCGCGAATAATACAACCACCGCGGAAAATCATTGCGATTTCGCCATAG of Niallia circulans contains these proteins:
- the proC gene encoding pyrroline-5-carboxylate reductase, whose translation is MKKIAIIGAGSMSEALISGIVSSKLQESTEITVTNRGNTERLIELQNRYGVKYSFDIEKLVGEADAIILAMKPKDLKEATVQWKNYITKETLLISVLAGVNMDSLQRLIGLEVPIARAMPNTSATVGKSATGIAFNSFVEEAQKTFVLDMFETVGLVTFIQEEQLDAITGLSGSGPAYIYYLVEAMEKGAVKIGLNREVANELIVQTILGAAEMIASSPKSALELRKNVTSPGGTTEAGINILEQYDVQKAFISCMEEATAQSKRMGKALTEELKLSK
- a CDS encoding SDR family NAD(P)-dependent oxidoreductase; translated protein: MMKELNGKNIVITGASSGIGEKIAIKAAHLGARPILLARSEDKLAAICKKINNQFPGQALYFTLDVSNLEQVKKVFAKIYQEVEFIDILINNAGFGIFDMVHEAKMEDINRLFQVNVMGLIACTKEVLPSMLKNNEGHIINVASQAGKLATAKSSAYAATKHAVLGFTNSLRMEVANSNIKISAVNPGPIETNFFHIADKTGNYVKNVQKFMLSADTVADKIIKLMLHPKRELNLPVWMNWGSVLYNLFPGIADKLVGGILNKK
- a CDS encoding YqzH family protein, with amino-acid sequence MNTLLIKKMIQKSLNQYHLEPDSLSLHDYERLAVHIIALKKQHPVHDLYDLVQDVVYSYITNSL
- a CDS encoding metallophosphoesterase, which gives rise to MKKIKLILSVILVFLLYNLLVFYLGWNGYVWLDSLNLLTYPSIYIGAVILFSYSYIVSHFLKSITIFKVLGAYWLAIFEYGIILFPLANLGWLLLNLSIPSEDATKIVGSAAAVILLFLLIYGTFNAYSPVIRTYKLTVDKKQAKRDSLRIAMASDMHFGTLSGKSHLNRLVTKINGLEPDLILLPGDIIDDDPIPFLKKDMGEQLKQLQAPLGIFGVLGNHEYYGKMIPTFLEEMNRIGIRILMDEKVTIDETIRLIGRKDKTDQERLSIPSLLESESNHLPILMMDHQPDELEAAMNDGIDIILSGHTHRGQMAPNHLITKRVFELDWGYKKKKQLHAIVSSGFGFWGPPIRIGSRSEIVYIDITFKE
- the zwf gene encoding glucose-6-phosphate dehydrogenase translates to MIFGATGDLANRKLFPSLYRLYKKGKLANFAVVGVGRRTLTQEQFKQNVVNSVSEAIASSKNDDLETFASYFCYHSHDVTDSSSYVELKNIADELDVKHNLNGNRVFYLAMAPEFFGPIAIHLKQDGLTEVKGYKRLIIEKPFGHDLESAKELNEQIRTAFSEDEVYRIDHYLGKAMVQNIETIRFSNAIFENLWNNRYISNIQITSSEVLGVEERGRYYETSGALRDMVQNHMLQMVALLAMEPPIKLTPDEIRSEKVKVFRAMRSVEVDEVDKYFVRGQYGKGLVEDVEVPSYREEQMVDPNSNTETFVAGKVMIDNFRWAGVPFYIRTGKRLESKSTKIVVQFKDIPMNLYNRPNQEITPNLLVIHIQPEEGITLHLNAKKAGQNMEATPIKLSYANTGIAGINTPEAYEKLIDDSLHGDATNFTHWDEVALSWSYVDKISQAWEQTPATQFPNYDSGTMGPKEADELLEKDGFFWWPVNQFEVDVC
- the rnz gene encoding ribonuclease Z translates to MKLQFLGTGAGIPAKARNVTAIALKLLEEKGSIWLFDCGEATQHQILHTNIKPRRIDKIFITHLHGDHLYGLPGFLASRSFQGGETPLTIYGPKGIKEYVQVSLAVSKTFLKYALNIVEIDEGIILEEQDFIVEAKILEHGVTSYGYRIIEKDRPGKLDTDKLKQYGIMPGPIYKKIKEGEDLVLDDGTVVGSQTFLGPNIKGRIITILGDTRTCASAEILAKEAKILVHEATFSEKESSIATEYYHSTTAQAAKTAKKANVDCLILTHISARYDYALTEQLLQEARTIFPNTYIAEDFSEYEI